The following proteins are encoded in a genomic region of Coffea eugenioides isolate CCC68of chromosome 6, Ceug_1.0, whole genome shotgun sequence:
- the LOC113773091 gene encoding 2-oxoglutarate-Fe(II) type oxidoreductase hxnY-like has translation MNFDEQKLPAASANMAALNCIDLSDSDIQRTVSLLRQACSDSGFFYVVNHGISPEFMDEVFSQSKRFFSLPLDEKMKLLRNEKNRGYTPLLDEHLDPVNQIHGDYKEGYYIGVEVPEDDPQAEKPFHGPNLWPTADILPGWRETMERYHHEALEVARAVARIIALALDLDGNFFDQSEMLGNPIAILRPLHYEGKISEPERGIYGAGAHSDFGLLTFLATDDVIGLQICKDKHVEPQIWEYVSPVKGAFIVNLGDLLERWSNCSFRSTLHRVLVSGQERYSIAFFVLPSFNCVVKCLPTCQSEDNPPKFPPITCGAYLVQRYEDTHADLSS, from the exons ATGAATTTCGACGAACAGAAGCTTCCGGCGGCATCTGCAAATATGGCGGCACTGAATTGTATAGACCTCTCCGATTCCGACATACAAAGAACAGTCTCTCTCCTCAGACAG GCTTGCTCGGACTCTGGATTTTTTTATGTAGTCAATCATGGTATCAGCCCAGAATTTATGGATGAGGTCTTTTCTCAAAGCAAAAGGTTCTTTAGTCTACCACTTGATGAAAAGATGAAGCTTCTCAGGAATGAAAAAAACCGTGGTTACACTCCTCTTCTAGATGAGCATCTGGATCCTGTTAACCAGATACATG GAGATTATAAAGAAGGATATTACATTGGTGTGGAAGTACCAGAAGATGATCCTCAAGCCGAAAAACCATTTCATGGACCAAACTTGTGGCCTACGGCAG ATATTTTACCTGGATGGAGAGAAACTATGGAGAGATACCACCACGAAGCACT CGAGGTTGCAAGGGCAGTTGCTAGAATTATAGCCCTAGCACTTGACCTGGATGGAAACTTTTTTGATCAATCAGAAATGCTAGGCAATCCTATTGCAATCTTGCGGCCGCTACATTATGAAG GTAAAATCTCTGAACCAGAAAGAGGAATATATGGTGCAGGTGCCCACTCTGACTTTGGCTTGCTTACCTTCTTAGCCACAGATGATGTCATTGGTCTTCAG ATATGCAAGGACAAGCATGTTGAGCCTCAGATTTGGGAATACGTGTCACCAGTAAAAGG AGCATTTATTGTGAATCTTGGAGATTTACTGGAGCGCTGGAGCAATTGTTCTTTTAG GTCAACACTACATCGAGTCTTGGTTAGTGGTCAAGAAAGATATTCT ATTGCTTTCTTCGTGCTGCCCAGTTTCAATTGTGTTGTCAAATGCCTGCCAACCTGCCAGTCAGAGGATAATCCTCCGAA GTTCCCACCCATCACATGTGGAGCTTACTTGGTGCAGAGATATGAAGATACGCATGCCGATCTGAGCTCCTAG